Proteins from one Triticum aestivum cultivar Chinese Spring chromosome 7A, IWGSC CS RefSeq v2.1, whole genome shotgun sequence genomic window:
- the LOC123152823 gene encoding UDP-glycosyltransferase 86A2 — MQKLTMAQKDAGAAASGGRTGKPHAVVVVYPMQGHIVPETHLALRLAARGFAVTVVTTEAVHDQTARALGVDPAGHDAFAGARAAGMDVRCELVSDGLPLGFDRSLHHDEFHGSLLHALPGHVEELLGRVVVDPAATCLVADTFFSWPATLARKLGVPYVSFWTEPALIFNLYYHVHLLTEHGHFGCNEPRKDTITYIPGVPAIEPHELTSYLQETNATSVVHRIIFKAFEQARGADYVLCNTVEELEPSTIAALRAEKPFYAVGPILPAGFARSAVATSMWAESDCSRWLDAQPAGSVLYISFGSYAHVTRQELREIARGVLASGARFLWVMRPGIVSSDDPDPLPEGFAAASAGRGLVVPWCCQVEVLSHAAVGGFLTHCGWNSVLESVWAGVPMLCFPLLTDQITNRRLVVREWRVGVTIGDRGAVCADEVKARIERVMSGKEGEELREAVKNVRTTLEAAAAHGGSSQRSFDEFVDELTRRCGGC, encoded by the exons ATGCAAAAATTGACTATGGCGCAAAAGGACGCCGgcgcagcggcgagcggcggccgcACGGGCAAGCCGCACGCGGTGGTGGTGGTGTACCCGATGCAGGGCCACATCGTCCCCGAGACGCACCTCGCGctgcggctggcggcgcggggcttCGCCGTGACGGTGGTCACCACGGAGGCCGTGCACGACCAGACGGCGCGCGCCCTCGGCGTCGACCCGGCCGGGCACGACGCCTTCGCCGGCGCGCGCGCGGCGGGGATGGACGTGCGCTGCGAGCTCGTCAGCGACGGCCTCCCGTTGGGGTTCGACCGGTCGCTGCACCACGACGAGTTCCACGGCTCGCTGCTCCACGCGCTCCCCGGCCACGTCGAGGAGCTGCTCGGCCGCGTCGTCGTCGACCCGGCCGCCACGTGCCTCGTCGCCGACACCTTCTTCTCGTGGCCGGCCACCCTGGCCAGGAAGCTCGGCGTCCCGTACGTGTCCTTCTGGACGGAGCCCGCGCTCATCTTCAATCTCTACTACCACGTCCACCTGCTCACCGAGCACGGCCACTTCGGATGCAACG AGCCTCGGAAGGACACGATCACTTACATCCCGGGGGTGCCGGCGATCGAGCCGCACGAGCTCACGTCGTACCTGCAGGAGACGAACGCCACCAGCGTGGTGCACCGCATCATCTTCAAGGCGTTCGAGCAGGCGCGCGGCGCCGACTACGTCCTGTGCAACACCGTGGAGGAGCTGGAGCCGTCCACCATCGCCGCGCTCCGCGCCGAGAAGCCCTTCTACGCCGTGGGCCCCATCCTCCCCGCCGGCTTCGCCCGCAGCGCCGTCGCCACCTCCATGTGGGCCGAGTCCGACTGCTCCCGCTGGCTGGACGCGCAGCCGGCGGGGTCCGTGCTCTACATCTCCTTCGGCAGCTACGCGCACGTCACCAGGCAGGAGCTGCGCGAGATCGCCCGGGGAGTCCTGGCCAGCGGCGCGAGGTTCCTGTGGGTGATGCGGCCGGGCATCGTGAGCTCCGACGACCCGGACCCGCTGCCCGAGGGGTTCGCGGCGGCGTCCGCCGGGCGCGGGCTGGTGGTGCCGTGGTGCTGCCAGGTGGAGGTGCTCTCCCACGCCGCGGTGGGTGGATTCCTGacgcactgcgggtggaactcCGTGCTGGAGAGCGTGTGGGCGGGAGTGCCCATGCTGTGCTTCCCTCTGCTCACTGACCAGATCACCAACCGGCGGCTCGTCGTGCGGGAGTGGCGCGTCGGCGTGACCATCGGGGATCGTGGCGCGGTGTGCGCCGACGAGGTGAAGGCGAGGATCGAGCGCGTGATGTCTGGGAAAGAGGgggaggagctccgggaggcggtgAAGAATGTGAGGACGACGCTCGAGGCGGCCGCGGCGCACGGCGGGTCGTcgcagcggagcttcgatgagttCGTCGACGAGCTAACGCGGCGTTGCGGCGGATGTTAA